In the Kineococcus rhizosphaerae genome, one interval contains:
- a CDS encoding DNA polymerase IV codes for MSDRTVPGVMHLDLDAFFAAVEQRDKPSLRGKPVVVGGTAGRGVVATASYEARVFGIGSAMPTARARRLCPNAAYLAGRFEAYRVVSHQVMDLAHELSPLVEPLSLDEAFVDLSATRDDLDVEQVTRIAERFRADVRARTGLTVSVGVAATKLVAKIASDLRKPDALVVVPPAEQEALLAPMSVRKIPGVGAVTGDRLIRSGVKTIGDLAAADERELVRMLGKAHGTALLAYARGVDPRPVVAEREAKSVSAEETFAVDLTDRRDLGERLRRMADRVAARLGASGLSGRTVTIKVRRYDFSTLNRSRTLLHATSSAKEITQHATELLAAIDVADGVRLLGVGVSGLSEFSQTDLLAELEPERADGADDLHDLAEAGQEGEDETLESPQPYGPSAGAAWRPGQDVTHGEFGPGWVQGSGAGRVTVRFEGPHTPVGRIRTFRDDDPDLAPTGPPVFTPELP; via the coding sequence GTGAGCGACCGCACCGTCCCGGGTGTCATGCACCTGGACCTCGACGCCTTCTTCGCGGCCGTCGAGCAGCGGGACAAACCGTCGCTGCGCGGCAAGCCCGTCGTCGTGGGCGGCACCGCCGGCCGGGGGGTGGTGGCCACCGCCAGCTACGAGGCCCGCGTCTTCGGGATCGGCTCGGCCATGCCCACGGCCCGCGCGCGCCGGTTGTGCCCGAACGCGGCGTACCTCGCGGGCCGGTTCGAGGCCTACCGGGTCGTCTCGCACCAGGTGATGGACCTCGCGCACGAGCTGTCGCCGCTCGTGGAACCGCTGTCGCTGGACGAGGCGTTCGTGGACCTGTCGGCGACCCGCGACGACCTCGACGTCGAGCAGGTCACGCGGATCGCCGAGCGGTTCCGCGCCGACGTGCGCGCCCGGACGGGCCTGACGGTCTCGGTGGGGGTCGCGGCGACCAAGCTCGTCGCCAAGATCGCCTCGGACCTGCGCAAACCCGACGCGCTCGTCGTGGTGCCGCCGGCGGAGCAGGAGGCGCTGCTGGCGCCCATGAGCGTCCGCAAGATCCCGGGCGTGGGGGCGGTGACGGGCGACCGGCTGATCCGCTCGGGGGTCAAGACCATCGGCGACCTCGCGGCGGCCGACGAGCGCGAACTCGTCCGGATGCTCGGCAAGGCCCACGGGACGGCGCTGCTGGCGTACGCGCGGGGGGTCGACCCGCGACCGGTGGTCGCCGAGCGCGAGGCGAAGTCGGTGTCGGCCGAGGAGACGTTCGCGGTCGACCTGACCGACCGACGCGACCTGGGGGAGCGGTTGCGGCGCATGGCCGACCGCGTCGCCGCCCGGCTGGGGGCCTCGGGCCTGTCGGGGCGGACGGTGACGATCAAGGTGCGGCGCTACGACTTCTCCACCCTGAACCGGTCGCGGACGCTGCTGCACGCGACGAGCTCGGCGAAGGAGATCACCCAGCACGCCACCGAGCTGCTCGCCGCGATCGACGTCGCCGACGGGGTCCGGCTGCTGGGGGTCGGGGTGTCGGGGCTGAGCGAGTTCAGCCAGACCGACCTGCTGGCCGAGCTCGAACCGGAGCGGGCCGACGGGGCCGACGACCTCCACGACCTCGCCGAGGCCGGTCAGGAGGGGGAGGACGAGACCCTGGAGTCCCCCCAGCCGTACGGACCGTCCGCGGGCGCGGCCTGGCGCCCGGGCCAGGACGTGACGCACGGGGAGTTCGGCCCCGGCTGGGTCCAGGGCTCGGGGGCCGGCCGCGTCACGGTCCGCTTCGAGGGCCCGCACACCCCCGTCGGGCGGATCCGCACGTTCCGCGACGACGACCCCGACCTCGCCCCCACGGGTCCGCCCGTCTTCACCCCGGAGCTGCCGTGA
- a CDS encoding sulfite exporter TauE/SafE family protein: MLDLTTTQLIPLYLAALVIGFSKTSIGGAGTIAIAIFAAVLPAKESTGIILPLLILGDLFAISLYRRHADWGLLVRLFPYVAVGVVAGAGFVRIVDDTVMRRSIGVLLILLVVIHLWRQRRLRAQGEAPPMSVTRRRWTSLGFGFLAGFATMVANAGGAPMSIYLFTMGLGVMSFLGTGAWFFFIVNCFKIPFSVALGLIAVDSLWLDLRLAPAVVVGALIGWWVAKRLDIKTFEKWVLGLSVVSGLNLLR, translated from the coding sequence GTGCTGGACCTGACCACGACGCAGCTGATCCCCCTGTACCTGGCGGCGCTCGTCATCGGGTTCTCCAAGACCTCCATCGGGGGTGCGGGCACCATCGCGATCGCGATCTTCGCGGCCGTGCTGCCCGCGAAGGAGTCCACGGGGATCATCCTGCCCCTGCTGATCCTCGGCGACCTGTTCGCGATCTCGCTGTACCGCCGGCACGCCGACTGGGGACTGCTCGTGCGGCTGTTCCCGTACGTCGCGGTCGGGGTCGTCGCCGGGGCCGGGTTCGTCCGGATCGTCGACGACACCGTCATGCGCCGCTCCATCGGGGTGCTGCTGATCCTGCTGGTGGTGATCCACCTCTGGCGCCAGCGCAGGCTGCGCGCCCAGGGCGAGGCACCGCCGATGTCGGTGACCCGCCGCCGCTGGACGTCCCTGGGTTTCGGGTTCCTCGCCGGTTTCGCGACGATGGTCGCCAACGCCGGCGGCGCCCCCATGTCGATCTACCTGTTCACCATGGGCCTGGGCGTCATGTCGTTCCTGGGCACGGGCGCGTGGTTCTTCTTCATCGTGAACTGCTTCAAGATCCCGTTCAGCGTGGCGCTGGGCCTGATCGCCGTGGACTCCCTGTGGCTGGACCTGCGGCTGGCGCCCGCGGTCGTCGTCGGCGCGCTCATCGGCTGGTGGGTCGCGAAGCGGCTGGACATCAAGACGTTCGAGAAGTGGGTGCTGGGGCTGTCGGTCGTGTCGGGGCTGAACCTGCTGCGCTGA
- a CDS encoding PP2C family protein-serine/threonine phosphatase, producing the protein MTASDAERTLAMVRTLLDRSHLATTGQIPDAIAQAAQTLGWTAGLYLIDHEQRLLLPTPVTGAPARRPLNIETTLAGRCFRTVEPVPTGRTAPGVWLPVVDGSDRLGVLEVDAPGGIDLQDPLVQERCRMLSHLGGHMIAAKSPYGDGLDGLRRLRPRTVASELLHQSLPPLSFACEGLVISCLLLPAYDVAADAFDYGVADDTVHLMVLDATGHDLRGTILATLALAAYRNARRNGRGLSEGVSAVDRIVAEHGGAERFATGVLGELDMSTGRLRYLNAGHPAPLLMRHGRVVKELDAGRRIMFGLGQEPAVFAEEWLQPGDRVVLYTDGVVEARDHDGEFFGQERLEELLHKAAAAGLPAPETLRRIAHDVLDRQGGVLQDDATLLVAEWATSRERTFTAVGGVAAHDLSPHGEERQSPRR; encoded by the coding sequence GTGACTGCGAGTGACGCGGAGCGGACGCTGGCCATGGTGCGCACCCTGCTCGACCGTTCCCACCTGGCCACCACGGGTCAGATCCCGGACGCGATCGCGCAGGCGGCGCAGACGCTGGGCTGGACGGCCGGCCTCTACCTGATCGACCACGAGCAACGGCTGCTGCTGCCGACTCCGGTCACCGGTGCACCCGCCCGGCGACCCCTGAACATCGAGACCACCCTGGCCGGACGGTGCTTCCGCACCGTGGAACCCGTTCCCACCGGCAGGACGGCGCCCGGGGTGTGGTTGCCCGTCGTCGACGGCTCCGACAGGCTCGGGGTCCTGGAGGTCGACGCCCCCGGAGGCATCGACCTCCAGGACCCGCTGGTCCAGGAACGGTGCCGGATGCTCAGCCACCTGGGCGGACACATGATCGCGGCCAAGAGTCCCTACGGCGACGGCCTGGACGGGCTGCGGCGGCTGCGGCCACGCACCGTCGCCTCCGAGCTGCTGCACCAGTCGCTGCCACCGCTGTCCTTCGCGTGCGAGGGACTGGTGATCTCCTGCTTGCTGCTGCCGGCCTACGACGTGGCCGCCGACGCCTTCGACTACGGCGTCGCCGACGACACGGTTCACCTGATGGTGCTGGACGCCACCGGTCACGACCTGCGGGGGACGATCCTGGCGACGCTGGCGCTGGCGGCCTACCGCAACGCCCGCCGCAACGGTCGCGGGTTGAGCGAGGGGGTCAGCGCCGTCGACCGCATCGTCGCCGAGCACGGAGGCGCCGAACGCTTCGCCACCGGTGTCCTGGGCGAGTTGGACATGAGCACCGGGCGGTTGCGCTACCTCAACGCAGGTCACCCCGCCCCGCTGCTGATGCGCCACGGCCGGGTGGTCAAGGAACTGGACGCCGGACGGCGGATCATGTTCGGGCTGGGGCAGGAACCGGCCGTGTTCGCCGAGGAGTGGTTGCAGCCGGGCGACCGCGTGGTCCTGTACACCGACGGGGTCGTGGAGGCGCGCGACCACGACGGGGAGTTCTTCGGGCAGGAACGGTTGGAGGAACTGCTGCACAAGGCCGCAGCCGCTGGACTGCCCGCCCCGGAAACGTTGCGGCGCATCGCCCACGACGTCCTGGACCGGCAGGGCGGAGTCCTCCAGGACGACGCCACGCTGCTCGTCGCGGAGTGGGCGACGAGCCGGGAGCGCACGTTCACCGCGGTCGGTGGGGTAGCGGCCCACGACCTGTCGCCGCACGGTGAGGAGCGCCAGTCGCCGCGGCGGTGA
- a CDS encoding ATP-binding protein codes for MGDGTDAAQPPSAATVEVRLLGLPLQHRARLSDHVEGLLRELALVRVGQEQSSWESLPARLLQLAVELDTTYAPYRAQRGAVMDEALAAGQEFFDAVYQAPAASVGWVRHLGEVLEEADGFCRDGVHLLTPPASPELVAFRRWLFGEIVQQLSGKAPSPWPGSHGRAQRTGAAGEPGRAARATATELTGVLGSSSTPAAGVGGGGRVVGEPLVMESMASAVSRARRYVRQALTELGAPELEESAELAVSELVTNAMLHARTAFTVTVRALEAGGVRVEVADTSPLPVVVRRHGLSAATGRGLQLVAAVSAAWGIEAFPASAGTGKCVWFEPRADPGDEQDLTQRWAEDLAGLLQPSGPDPGHSRVSAAGSAPTRPTAPAPTSRTS; via the coding sequence GTGGGGGATGGCACCGACGCGGCACAGCCGCCGTCCGCCGCGACCGTCGAGGTGCGGCTGCTCGGCCTGCCGCTGCAGCACCGGGCCCGGCTGAGCGACCACGTCGAGGGGTTGCTGCGGGAGTTGGCCCTGGTCCGCGTGGGTCAGGAGCAGAGCTCGTGGGAGTCGCTGCCGGCGCGGCTGCTGCAGCTGGCCGTCGAGCTCGACACCACCTACGCCCCCTACCGGGCTCAGCGCGGCGCGGTGATGGACGAAGCCCTGGCGGCAGGGCAGGAGTTCTTCGACGCCGTCTACCAGGCCCCGGCCGCCTCGGTGGGCTGGGTGCGTCACCTCGGCGAGGTGCTGGAGGAAGCCGACGGCTTCTGCCGCGACGGCGTGCACCTGCTGACTCCGCCGGCGTCGCCGGAGCTCGTGGCGTTCCGGCGCTGGTTGTTCGGCGAGATCGTGCAGCAACTGTCCGGGAAGGCGCCCAGCCCCTGGCCCGGCTCCCACGGCCGGGCGCAGCGGACCGGTGCGGCAGGGGAGCCGGGCCGAGCAGCTCGCGCGACCGCCACGGAACTCACCGGAGTGCTCGGCTCGTCGTCCACCCCGGCGGCCGGCGTGGGCGGTGGGGGCAGGGTGGTCGGCGAGCCGCTGGTGATGGAGTCGATGGCCAGCGCCGTGTCTCGAGCTCGCCGCTACGTGCGGCAGGCCCTGACGGAGCTGGGAGCGCCCGAGCTGGAGGAGTCCGCCGAGCTGGCCGTCTCGGAACTGGTGACCAACGCGATGCTGCACGCACGGACCGCGTTCACCGTCACGGTGCGGGCGCTGGAGGCCGGTGGGGTGCGGGTGGAGGTCGCCGACACCTCACCGCTGCCGGTGGTCGTCCGCCGGCACGGCCTGAGCGCGGCCACGGGGCGGGGTCTGCAGCTGGTCGCCGCGGTGTCCGCCGCGTGGGGGATCGAGGCGTTCCCCGCGTCCGCGGGAACGGGCAAGTGCGTGTGGTTCGAACCGCGGGCCGACCCGGGGGACGAGCAGGACCTCACCCAGCGGTGGGCCGAGGACCTGGCCGGACTGCTGCAGCCGTCCGGCCCCGACCCCGGGCACTCCCGAGTCAGCGCAGCAGGTTCAGCCCCGACACGACCGACAGCCCCAGCACCCACTTCTCGAACGTCTTGA
- a CDS encoding antibiotic biosynthesis monooxygenase: MTTIELTTFTVRPERVEDMLAARPAMLADFAADRRGFVSARLVRLDATQWVDVVEWADRAAWDESREKGGNTPGIAAFFATLDELVDVRGGDVSG, from the coding sequence GTGACGACCATCGAACTGACGACCTTCACCGTCCGCCCCGAACGCGTCGAGGACATGCTGGCGGCCCGGCCCGCGATGCTCGCCGACTTCGCGGCCGACCGGCGCGGCTTCGTCTCGGCCAGGCTCGTCCGGCTCGACGCCACGCAGTGGGTCGACGTCGTCGAGTGGGCGGACCGGGCCGCCTGGGACGAGTCGCGCGAGAAGGGCGGCAACACCCCGGGCATCGCGGCGTTCTTCGCGACCCTCGACGAACTCGTCGACGTCCGCGGTGGGGACGTCAGCGGCTGA
- the glpX gene encoding class II fructose-bisphosphatase has product MSTLPTTPDRNLALELVRATEAAAIRATPYIGRGDKNAADGAAVDAMREFLGTVDFAGVIVIGEGEKDEAPMLFNGEQVGTGNGPACDIAVDPIDGTSLTALGRRNAISMIAAADRGAMLDAHTVFYMEKIVTGPEGVGVVDLRQPIGENVRALAKAKGKDVSEIQVGVLDRPRHEQLIADIRAAGAGTRLLLDGDVMGGIGAASYEARLDMCVGIGGSPEGVATACAIKALGGLIQARLAPKTDEEKQHGLDAGLKFDHVYSADELVKGDNTFFVATGVTDGDLVEGVRRKGPIIRTESIALRARSGTIRFVRADHLAEKWL; this is encoded by the coding sequence ATGAGCACCCTGCCCACCACCCCGGACCGCAACCTCGCCCTCGAGCTCGTCCGGGCCACCGAGGCGGCGGCGATCCGGGCGACCCCGTACATCGGCCGGGGCGACAAGAACGCCGCCGACGGCGCGGCCGTCGACGCGATGCGCGAGTTCCTCGGCACGGTCGACTTCGCCGGCGTCATCGTCATCGGCGAGGGGGAGAAGGACGAGGCCCCCATGCTCTTCAACGGCGAGCAGGTCGGCACCGGCAACGGCCCGGCGTGCGACATCGCCGTCGACCCCATCGACGGCACCTCGCTGACGGCGCTGGGCCGCCGCAACGCGATCTCGATGATCGCGGCCGCCGACCGAGGCGCGATGCTCGACGCCCACACGGTCTTCTACATGGAGAAGATCGTCACCGGCCCCGAGGGCGTCGGCGTCGTCGACCTGCGCCAGCCCATCGGGGAGAACGTCCGCGCGCTGGCCAAGGCCAAGGGCAAGGACGTCTCCGAGATCCAGGTCGGCGTCCTGGACCGTCCCCGCCACGAGCAGCTCATCGCCGACATCCGCGCCGCCGGGGCCGGGACCCGGCTGCTGCTCGACGGCGACGTCATGGGCGGGATCGGCGCCGCGTCGTACGAGGCGCGCCTCGACATGTGCGTGGGGATCGGCGGCAGCCCCGAGGGGGTCGCGACGGCCTGCGCGATCAAGGCCCTCGGGGGTCTCATCCAGGCCCGGCTCGCCCCGAAGACGGACGAGGAGAAGCAGCACGGCCTCGACGCCGGGCTGAAGTTCGACCACGTCTACTCCGCCGACGAACTCGTCAAGGGCGACAACACCTTCTTCGTCGCCACCGGGGTCACCGACGGCGACCTCGTGGAGGGTGTGCGGCGCAAGGGGCCGATCATCCGCACCGAATCGATCGCGCTGCGCGCCCGCTCCGGGACGATCCGGTTCGTCCGCGCCGACCACCTCGCGGAGAAGTGGCTCTGA
- a CDS encoding winged helix DNA-binding domain-containing protein, with protein sequence MTRLAAHDVGTWRLVAQRVVPPLPGAAAVVEHLAAVQAQDLRAAATAVALRTPEGTTDGLAAALDAGTVVRSWPMRGTLHLLGAADLGWVLDLCAGRAETAMRRRRAELGISPADLDVARTTATGFLTREGASRAELLAAFEAAGQATAAGRGYHLIVHLALTGVLCQGPLRGREQLFVPVDGWVTDRRVPQDPLAEWTRRYLRGHGPATPADFAAWTKLALGQARRGFAAVREEFEAVLVDDVEHLVAPEVPDLVAAHRRAARSLHLLPGFDEFLLGYADRSHVLAPEHADRVAPGGNGVFRGTVVVGGTVAGTFTRDGTGLAHAPFAPFSAAQATALARRSATYPAGWFA encoded by the coding sequence GTGACCCGTCTCGCGGCCCACGACGTCGGCACCTGGCGGCTGGTGGCCCAGCGCGTCGTGCCCCCGCTGCCGGGCGCCGCCGCCGTCGTCGAGCACCTGGCGGCGGTCCAGGCCCAGGACCTGCGCGCCGCGGCGACGGCCGTGGCCCTGCGCACCCCGGAGGGGACCACCGACGGGCTGGCCGCGGCGCTGGACGCCGGGACCGTCGTCCGGTCCTGGCCGATGCGCGGGACGCTGCACCTGCTGGGCGCGGCGGACCTGGGCTGGGTCCTGGACCTGTGCGCGGGCCGCGCGGAGACGGCGATGCGCCGGCGGCGGGCCGAACTGGGCATCTCGCCCGCCGACCTCGACGTCGCCCGCACCACCGCGACGGGGTTCCTCACCCGTGAGGGCGCCTCCCGCGCCGAACTGCTCGCCGCCTTCGAGGCCGCCGGTCAGGCCACGGCCGCGGGGCGCGGGTACCACCTGATCGTCCACCTGGCCCTGACCGGCGTGCTGTGCCAGGGGCCGCTGCGCGGGCGCGAGCAGCTGTTCGTGCCCGTGGACGGGTGGGTCACCGACCGCCGGGTGCCGCAGGACCCGCTGGCGGAGTGGACGAGGCGGTACCTGCGCGGGCACGGGCCGGCCACCCCCGCCGACTTCGCCGCGTGGACGAAGCTCGCGCTGGGGCAGGCGCGCCGGGGTTTCGCGGCGGTGCGCGAGGAGTTCGAGGCCGTCCTCGTCGACGACGTCGAGCACCTCGTCGCCCCCGAGGTGCCCGACCTCGTCGCGGCGCACCGCCGCGCCGCCCGGTCGCTGCACCTGCTGCCCGGTTTCGACGAGTTCCTGCTCGGGTACGCCGACCGCTCCCACGTCCTGGCGCCCGAGCACGCCGACCGGGTCGCCCCCGGCGGCAACGGCGTGTTCCGCGGGACGGTGGTCGTGGGCGGCACCGTGGCCGGGACGTTCACGCGCGACGGGACCGGCCTGGCCCACGCACCGTTCGCGCCGTTCAGCGCGGCGCAGGCCACCGCCCTGGCCCGGCGCTCGGCGACGTACCCCGCGGGGTGGTTCGCCTGA
- a CDS encoding DNA-3-methyladenine glycosylase 2, which translates to MKLDVPGGLPAEPLRRWLAAHAVPGAETHVDGVHRRVFPGRAGGLVEASVDLGTADRCDVVVVEVDGEGDVDPALVRRWLDLDGDHVAAERHLSGDPLLAPLVAANPGLRVPRAVSGSETALLTVLGQQVSLAAARTFAGRLVAAHGTPVGALRAFPEPAALAAAGPDALRAVTGVTGARARTLHALASAFADGLDLETADPAAARAELLALPGIGPWTVDYVSLRVFGDSDAFLPSDLVLRRALGRITAREAAARAEAWRPWRGYALLHLWTAEVFTD; encoded by the coding sequence GTGAAGCTCGACGTCCCCGGCGGGCTGCCCGCCGAACCGCTGCGCCGGTGGCTGGCCGCCCACGCCGTCCCGGGCGCCGAGACCCACGTCGACGGCGTGCACCGCAGGGTGTTCCCCGGCCGGGCCGGTGGTCTCGTCGAGGCGAGCGTCGACCTGGGCACGGCCGACCGCTGCGACGTGGTGGTCGTCGAGGTGGACGGCGAGGGGGACGTCGACCCCGCCCTGGTCCGGCGCTGGCTCGACCTCGACGGCGACCACGTTGCCGCCGAGCGGCACCTGTCCGGCGACCCGCTGCTCGCGCCGCTGGTCGCCGCGAACCCGGGCCTGCGGGTGCCGCGGGCCGTCTCGGGGTCCGAGACGGCCCTGCTCACCGTGCTGGGCCAGCAGGTGTCCCTGGCCGCGGCCCGCACGTTCGCGGGCCGCCTCGTCGCCGCCCACGGCACCCCGGTGGGCGCCCTGCGCGCGTTCCCCGAGCCCGCCGCCCTGGCCGCGGCCGGCCCCGACGCGCTGCGCGCCGTGACGGGGGTGACGGGGGCCCGGGCCCGCACCCTGCACGCCCTGGCGAGCGCGTTCGCCGACGGCCTCGACCTCGAGACCGCCGACCCGGCGGCGGCCCGGGCCGAGCTCCTCGCCCTGCCCGGCATCGGCCCGTGGACCGTCGACTACGTGTCCCTGCGGGTGTTCGGCGACTCCGACGCCTTCCTGCCCTCCGACCTCGTCCTGCGCCGCGCGCTGGGCCGGATCACCGCGCGCGAGGCCGCGGCCCGGGCCGAGGCGTGGCGGCCGTGGCGCGGCTACGCGCTCCTCCACCTCTGGACCGCGGAGGTCTTCACGGACTGA